The nucleotide sequence ACTGGTGCCGGACGAGGTCACGCAGGACATGGTGGCCGATCGGGTGTCCCAGCCCGACGCCGAACCCGGGTTCCTGCTGGACGGCTTTCCCCGCAACATCACGCAGGCCGACTGGCTGACCGCCATGCTGGACGGGCGTCATGCGCCGATCGAGCGGGTGGTCCTGCTGACCGCCCCCGACCAGGTCCTGCTGGACCGGATGCTCTCGCGCGGGCGGGCGGACGACACCGTCGAGGCGATCACCCGTCGACTGGACATCTACCACCGCGAGACCACGCCGCTGATCGACTACTACGACGGCCGGGTGGTGCACGTCGACGGTGTCGGCGAGGTCGACGAGGTGCACCGGCGCGTGCTCGAGGCGGTTCGCAGTCCCCTCACCGCTGCCGGTGAACTGCGCGGTTGAGCGGTGTGGCCCGTCAGGGGTCCGGCGGTGTGAACGGGAGCGGAGTGGGACATGGCTGATCGCGGTATCCAGTACAAGACGTTGGGCGAGCTGCAGGCGATGCGAGCCTCGGCCCTGGTCCTCGTGCGCGCCATCGCAGCCGGCCGGTCGGCGGTCGTACCCGGTGCCACCACCGCCGACGTCGACGCGGCCGTCGCCGCGGTGATCGCCGACGCGGGCGCGACGAGCAATTTCCTGCACTACGGGGCACATGGGGCCGATCGGGGATTCCCGGCCACCATCTGCGCCTCGGTCAACGAGGAGGTCGTCCACGGGATCCCGGGTCCACGGGTGCTGCTGGAGGGCGACCTGCTGTCCATCGATGCCGGTTGCATCCTCGACGGCTGGCACTCGGACTCGGCGATCACGGTGCACGTCGGGGAACCGTCGAACATGGCCGAGGTGGACCTGATCAACGCGACGTCCCTGGCCATGTGGGCCGGTATCGCTGCCGCGAAGCCCGGTGGGCGGTTGGGTGACGTGTCGTGGGCGATCGAGACCGCCGGCGACAAGTCCGGTGCCCAGGACGGGCGGCGCTACGGGTCGGTCTCCGGGTACGGCGGGCACGGGATCGGCACGGCGATGCACATGGAGCCGTTCATCCCCAATACGGGCAAGCGCGGGAAGGGCCAGCGTCTGGCGTTCGGCATGGCGCTGGCCATCGAGCCGATGCTCACCCTCGGCCGGCCGGCGACCAGGGAACTGGACGACGGCTGGACCGTGGTCACCAAGGACGGTGCCCGGGCGGCCCACTACGAGCACTCGGTCGCCATCTGCGAGGACGGGATCAGCGTGCTCACTGCCCTCGACGCGGGCATCGCGGAACTGGCCCCGTTCGGGGTGACGCCCGTCTCGCTGGACTGACCCCCGCTCCGGCGCCGGGTTGAGGATGCCGGGTGGCCGTCGCCGGGTTGGCGTCGCCGGGCGGACGGTGCAGGTGGACGTCGCGGCAGGTGGCAGGCATGCGGCTGCCGGGCTCGACTTTGTCGAGCACGCTCGGACGCGTACAGTGGAGTTTCGGCGTACGTGTCGTGTCGGTTTGCTGTGGCCGCGAATCGTCATCGACTCCTCTTGTGCGCTCTCTGATGGTTTTGCAGGGCTGATTCGATACCGGGGTGCCCGTCACCCGGCCAGGGTGTTCTACACCTGGCAGTCGGTACTGGAGATGCGCTACCCGATCGTCACACCCACGGCTCATGGTCGAGGGGAAAGGCTGTGCCCACCCGTGGGCGCGGTCACGGCACCAGAAGTCGTTTCGACAGGTGCCGTGCAGCAGGAACAACAGCAACGGATTGCGGAGGATATGGGCAAGAAGGACGGGGCCATCGAGGTCGAGGGCCGCGTGGTCGAGCCGCTCCCCAACGCCATGTTCCGCGTGGAGTTGGAGAACGGGCACCGCGTGCTGGCTCACATCAGCGGGAAGATGCGGCAGCACTACATCCGCATCCTTCCCGAGGACCGCGTGGTCGTGGAGCTCTCGCCCTATGACCTCACCCGCGGTCGGATCGTGTACCGCTACAAGTAACCACTGCGTCTACAGGAACCACTGCGTCCACAGGAACCGATGCGCCGCAGGCGCGAGTCGGCGCCGACGGGGTGGTTGGCATCAACAGCAGGGTGTGAGGCAGGCAATGGGTCTGCCTCGCGAGCAGCCGGCCCCCGGGCCGGTCCGCGGGAAGTAGCACCGCCTCCGGGTGGCGCAAGAGAAAGAAGCACAGCCAGATGAAGGTTCAGCCCAGCGTCAAGAAGATCTGCGACAAGTGCAAGGTGATCCGCCGGCACGGTCGCGTCATGGTCATCTGCGACAACGTGCGTCACAAGCAGCGCCAGGGCTGATCCAGGCCCCGGCGCCTGTTCGCGTTCCGCGGGCAGGTTCCACCGTCCGTCGGACCGACGGGCACCCATCGCGTCACCAGCCGAGTCGTCCTCCGGGACGGAGCGGTACACCCCCGGACTTCAGGCCGGGGCCCGTGTCGCGGTCGATCGGCCCCTCAACCGGGGGAGTGCGAGACCGCGGCGACACATCGGGACGGGACGCGACCGACACCTGGAGGACCACCGAAGGAGTACCGCGCCGAATGGCACGACTCATGGGTGTCGATCTTCCCCGCGACAAGCGCATGGAGATCGCACTGACCTACATCTACGGGATCGGCCGCACGCGCGCCGCTGCCCTGTTGGTCGCAACCGGCATTAGCCCGGACCTGCGCTCCAAGGACCTGACCGATGACGACGTCCTCGCTCTGCGCGAGCAGATCGATGCCGGCTTCAAGGTCGAGGGCGACCTACGCCGTGAGGTGCAGGCCGACATCCGTCGCAAGATGGAAATCGGTTCGTACCAAGGCATTCGTCACCGTCGTCACCTGCCGGTGCGTGGTCAGCGCACCAAGACCAACGCACGGACCCGCAAGGGCCCGAAGAAGACCATCGCCGGCAAGAAGAAGGCCAGGTAATACGCCATGCCACCGAAGACCCGTCAGGGTGCCGCCGGCGTCAAGAAGATCCGGCGCAAAGAGAAGAAGAACGTCTCGCATGGGCACGCCCACATCAAGAGCACGTTCAACAACACCATCGTCTCGATCACCGATCCCACCGGGGCCGTGATCTCGTGGGCCTCGGCCGGCCACGTCGGCTTCAAGGGCTCGCGCAAGTCCACCCCGTTCGCCGCCCAGATGGCGGCCGAGAGTGCCGCCCGCAAGGCCATCGAGCACGGCATGCGCAAGGTCGATGTGTTCGTCAAGGGCCCGGGTTCGGGTCGCGAGACGGCCATCCGCTCACTGCAGGCCGCCGGCCTCGAGGTCGGCGCGATCTCCGACGTCACCCCCCAGGCCCACAACGGAACCCGGCCGCCCAAGCGGCGTCGGGTCTGACCCGGGGAAGAGGAAACCAAATCATGGCTCGCTATACCGGTCCTATGACCAAGAAGTCCCGTCGCCTCAAGACCGACCTTGTCGGTGGAGACAAGGCGTTCGAGGCCCGTCCCTTCCCTCCAGGGCAGCACGGTCGTGCGCGCACCAAGGAGAAGGAATACCTGACCCAGCTGCAGGAGAAGCAGAAGGCCCGCTTCACCTATGGCGTCATGGAGAAGCAGTTCTCCCGCTACTACAAGGAAGCGTCGTCCCGTCCGGGCAAGACCGGTGAGACCCTGTTGCAGATCCTCGAGTCGCGTCTGGACAACGTCGTCTACCGGGCCGGTCTGGCCCGGACCCGCCGCGCGTCGCGCCAGCTGGTGACCCATGGTCACTTCCTGGTCAACGGCAAGCGCGTCGACGTCCCGTCGTACCGCGTCGAGCAGTACGACATCGTCACCGTTCGCAAGCAGTCCGTGGAGACCTTCCCGATGGAGCTGGCCCGCCAGACCTTCGGCGACCGTCCGACGCCTGCCTGGCTGCAGGTCGTCCCGAACTCGCTGCAGGTGCTCATCCACCAGCTGCCCGTCCGGGCCCAGATCGACTCGCAGATCACCGAGCAGCTGATCGTCGAGTACTACTCGAAGTAGGCCGTTCCCTCTCCACCCGCACGACAGCAGCACCGCAGCAGCACCCCGGTCGCGCTTATCAACTTCGGCCGCGCTCACGAACGTTCCGATTTTGGGACTCACGTGCCAGAAGTCGACGACTTCATGAGCGCCGAGGAAGTTGATAAGCGCGATGGGGTAGCTCGACCAGCACCAACGCTCCACCAGCAGGACCCCTGTGTGGCGTCAAATAGCGGTCGCCACCCTTTGCAGTCGAAAGGACCCACCCATGCTGATCTCCCAGCGCCCGGCCCTCACCGAGGAGCCGGTCTCGGCCAATCGTTCGCGGTTCGTCATCGAGCCGCTCGAACCAGGTTTCGGCTACACCCTGGGCAACTCGCTCCGGCGCACCCTGCTGTCCAGCATTCCCGGTGCCTCGGTCACGAGCATCCGGGTGGACGGCGTGCTGCACGAATTCACCACCGTTCCCGGAGTCAAGGAAGACATCACCGAGCTGATCCTGAACCTCAAGGAACTGGTCGTCTCGAGCGAGGACGACGAGCCCGTCACCATGTACCTGCGCAAGCAGGGCCCCGGCGACGTGACCGCCGCCGACATCGCGCCGCCGGCCGGCGTGGAGGTCCACAACCAGGACCTGCACCTGGCCACCCTGACCAAGAAGGGCAAGCTCGAGATCGAGCTCGTCGTCGAGCGTGGCCGCGGCTACGTCCCGGCCTCGCCCAACAAGGTCGTCGGCGCCGAGATCGGCCGCATCCCGGTCGACTCGATCTACTCGCCCGTCCTGAAGGTCACCTACCGCGTCGAGGCGACGCGTGTCGAGCAGCGCACCGACTTCGACCGTCTCGTGCTGGACGTCGAGACCAAGCCCTCCATCTCCCCGCGTGACGCGCTGGCCTCGGCCGGCACCACCCTGGTGGAACTGTTCGGCCTGGCCCGCGAACTGAACGTCGACGCAGAGGGCATCGAGATCGGGCCGTCGCCGGCCGAGGCCGATCACATCGCCGCGTTCGCCCTGCCGATCGAGGAGATGGACCTGACCGTCCGCTCCTACAACTGCCTCAAGCGCGAAGGCATCCACACGGTCGGCGAGCTCGTCTCGCGGACCGAGGCCGACCTGCTCGACATCCGCAACTTCGGACAGAAGTCGATCGACGAGGTCAAGATCAAGCTGCACGGCCTCGGCCTGTCCCTCAAGGACTCGCCGGCCGGTTTCGATCCCGCCGCCGCGGCCCAGGCCTACGGCGACGCCGACTGGAGCGATACCGACGACGACTTCGCGCCCGCGACGGTCATCCCGGACGAGGGCACCAATTTCGGTGTCCCGGCCGAGACGGCCAACGACGACACGGATTACGCCGAGACCGAGCAGGTCTGATCGTTCGAGCACCACGGTCCGTCCCTCGCACGGGACGGGCGGCGCGCCGGCCCGGCCGGAGCACCACAAACGGATAGGAAAACGTCGGGGTCCGGGAGTTCGCTCCCGGGCGCCGCCTCACCCGCACATCTGGACACTCCAGGTGACGGACACGATCACAAGGACATGACATGCCAACTCCCACGAAGGGACCCCGCCTCGGCGGATCCCCGCAGCACCAGCGTCTGATCCTGCGCAACCTCGCGCAGTCGCTGTTCGAACACGGCAAGATCACCACGACCGAGGCCAAGGCCAAGCGACTGCGGCCGTTCGCCGAGAAGCTGATCACCCACGCCAAGCGTGGCGATCTGCACGCACGTCGTGAGGCACTGAAGGTCATCCGGGACAAGGCTGTCGTCCACAAGCTGTTCGCCGAGATCGGGCCGTCGTTCCAGACGCGCGCCGGCGGATACACCCGCATCATCAAGACGGCCCCGCGCAAGGGCGACAATGCGCCGATGGCGATCATCGAGCTGGTGACCGAGGAGACCGTGTCCTCCGCCGCCAACCGTGTTGCCCGTCGGGCCGCCTCCACCAGGGCTGCAGCCCCGAAGGCCGACGCCCCCCGGACCGACACCACGGCGGCCGATGCCGTCGAGGCCCCGCTGGAGGCTCCGACCGAGATCGAGGAGGCCACGCAGGCCGAGCAGGCGGCCGACGAGGCTCCGGCAGAAGGCGAGGCCGAGGCCGTGGAGGCCACGGACTCTGCCGTCACGACCGAGCCCGAGGACGCAGCGGACAAGAAGTAGGACTGCTCCGTCGGGGCGACCCGACCAGGCGGTGGGCCCGCCCCGGAGAGATCCGGGGTGGGCCTTTTCCTGTCCCCGACCGCGGTCCGTGCGTCGGAGGCCCATCGGCATTAGGCCCATCGGCATTCGGCCGATCGGCATTCGACCAGTGGGCACTCGGCAGAATGGGCACTCGAGCACGGGGGAGGGACCGGCATGACGGACGCGAGCCTCGACGCGGTGACGGGCGACGATCTCGTCCGGTTGCGTCTGGACATCTCCTACGACGGCACCGACTTCTCCGGCTGGGCCGCCCAGCCCGATCGGCGCACCGTCGCCGGATGCCTGACCGACGCGCTGGTGGTGCTGTTCCGTCAGGCCGTCCCGCTCGTGGTCGCCGGCCGGACCGACGCCGGGGTGCACGCCAGCGGGCAGGTGGCCCACATCGACGTCCCGGGGGCCGGGCTGCGGCATCTTGCTCCCCGTGTGCGGCCGACGGACCCTCCCGGGTCCGACGAACTCTCCGGTGGGCGGACGGGGCTCCTGCGACGACTGGCCGGACTGCTGCCGACCGACGTCAGGGTGCGCCGGGTCAGCATGGCACCCGATGGATTCGACGCCAGGTTCGCTGCGCTCCGCCGCCACTACCGATACCGGATCGGGATCGCGGAGTGGGGGGTCGAACCGTTGCAGCGCAGGGACATCTTCTCCCGACGGCGACCGTTGGACGTCGAAGCGATGTCCGACGCCGCGGCGCGGCTGCTCGGACTGCACGACTTCGCGGCGTTCTGCAAGCCGAGAGAAGGAGCGACGACGATTCGTGAACTGCAGGGACTGACGGTCCGGCGTGAGGGGGAGGAGGTCGTCATCGACGTGCAGGCCGACGCCTTCTGCCACTCCATGGTGCGGTCGCTGGTGGGATCGCTGATCGCGGTCGGAGAGCATCAGGTACCGACCGGCCACCCGGCCGTCCAACTCGCGAGCAGGTCGAGATCGACCGGCATCCACATCGCGCCTGCCCTGGGGCTGACGCTCGTCCAGGTCGACTACCCGCCCGATGCCGAGCTGCTACGGCGGGCCACCGCCACCAGGGCCATCAGGGCTTTGCCTCCGCCGGACTCCTGACGAACGGGCCGCCCCGGCGCCATCGGAGCGGGTGGCCAGGGAACCGATCGGGCTCCGGCAGGGTCTACTCCGGGCAGAGGGCCGGGCCGGCTCCGGTTACCTTGGATGGAGCAGAGGTCCGGAATCGGCGGCCTGCTGTGCATCAACGAGGGGGACGAACAGATGTCGAGATCGATCAGGTCCATGCTGTGCGTGACAGCGGCGGCGGTGTTGTTCGCGGCGGGGTGTGCCCACACGGTGGCCGGTAGTGCGCTTCCGGATGCGGCCGGGCTCGCCGGCACCGGCACCGCACCGGGGTCGCAGCCCGCCGGTCCCGGCGGGTCGACGCCAGGTGGCTCGCGGGCCGGGACGACTGCTCCGGGGACCAGCGCGACGCAGACTCCTCGACCGCCCACCACCGCCCCCGGCGGCCGGTCTTCGGGCTCGGGCGCGCCTTCGTCCTCGACCGGTCCGCGCACCTCCGGCCCGCAGACCACCGGCCCGCAGGCCACCGCTGGGACCGGCGCCCCCTATCCGACGGCTCCGGGTCAGTACTACAAGAACCCGCGGACGCAGGCCAGCGCGAACCTGCTGGAAGCCCGCCGCATCGCGACCCGCCTCCTGGTGCCCACCCTGATCGATCCCCGCTACAACCGGGGGGGCGACCTGTCGACGTTGCCGCTCCGCGGGCCGTCTGCCCTGTCGGTCCTGTTCGCCGCGCCCGTCCCCGCGGTGGCCCAACGGGCCGGCATGATCACCGGATTCTCGTCGGCCAGGTCGGACGCAGCCGGCAACGGCATGGTGGTGGCCGCCTTCGAGTTCCCCTCTGGGGCGCAGGCCACTGCGGCGGTGGCACCACTCGCCGCAGCGTCGGCCAACAAGTCCACCGACCGGGGGGCGGCGGTGCTGGCCGGACTACCCGCGGCGGCCGGGTGGTTCGGCACGGCCGCGGGCGGCAAGTCCTACTTCCAGTCCTTCGTGGCCCAGGGCCGCATGGTGCTGTACGTATATCTCGACGGTTCGTCGACCGACCTGTCCACACCGGCCCAGCAGGCCGCGCTGGCCGAGAAGGTCCTCGAGAAGCAGATGGTCTACATGCCCCTGCTCCAACCCACCCCTCCCGCCGACCTGATGAAGCTGCTGGTCGATCCTGATTCCATGCTCGCGCACACGCTTCCGAACAAGGACGGCGATGCCACCGTGCGCGACGGGATCTACACCGCAGCCGCCGACCTCCACTTCGACAGCGACCCCGTCGGTACCAAGGCCCTGTTCGGCCAGGTCGGCGTGGACGAGGTCGCCCACGGCCGGGCGACCCTCTACCGGGCCAGGGACGCCGCCGCTGCACTCGTGCTGCGTGACAGCTTCGTGGCGTCCACCCAGAAGGCGGTGGCCGGGATGCAGCCCTACACGCTGACCTCGAGTGTGCCGTCGGCCAGGTGCATCCAGCAGGCACTGAACACCACCTACTACTGTGTGGGGACCGCGGGCCGCTACGCCTGGGAGGTCAGCGCGAGCAGCCAGGCGGACATCAATGCCGCGATGTCGTCGCAGGCTGCGATCCTCAAGGGCTTCTGACGTCCGCGATTTTGACCTCACCGCCAAGGCACGGTAACCTTGACTTTCGGTGTGCCACTGCGCCGTCATGACGGTTTCAGATCTTGAAGCGGTTTCAGATCATGGAGCAAGTGGTCATCAGTTGTGTTGTGCGTCGCCTCACGAACGTGAACCTTTCGGACTCCGAACCGGGACTGCTCCCGGGTCTGCCCGCCGGATCATCGCAGCGGGGGATTCCGGCGGTCGGCGCAGCACATCACCCAGGTTTCCCTCGTCAGGGGGGTACCGCTCGCCGCGGGTGTCATCCCCGCAGCGTGAACATACTGATCAATAGACCGTGATTTCGAGAGACAGAGGCATATCCGTGCGCACGTACAGCCCCAAGCCCGGCGACGTCACCCACGCCTGGCACGTGATCGACGCGACCGACGTCGTGCTCGGCCGGCTGGCCAGCCAGTCCGCGCAGCTGCTTCGCGGCAAGCACAAGGCGATCTACGCGCCGCACGTCGACACCGGAGACTTCGTCGTCATCATCAATGCCGAGAAGGTCGCCATCTCCGGCAACAAGCGGGACGGCAAGTTCCTCTACCGCCACTCCGGCCAGCCGGGCGGCCTGCGCAAGCAGAGCGTCGGCGAGCTGCTCGACACCCGCGCCGATCTGCTGGTCGAGAAGGCCATCATCGGGATGCTGCCGCACAACTCGCTGGGCCGTTCGATGGCCCGCAAGCTCAAGGTCTACGTCGGCTCCGACCACCCGCACACCGCGCAGCAGCCCCAGCCGTTCGACATCATCCAGGTCGCCCAGTAGGACATGTCGAAGTTCGGCGGAGCCCTTCGGCCCGCCACCTGAAATCCGCAGCACCTGAAACCCGCAGCACCTTCACCCGCAGCACGAAGACATTGAGAAGAGCGAGTCAGTGAGCGAAACTCCCGAGATCGTCGAAGCCGACGAGGCCGACCTGGATGCATCCGCCGAAGACGGTGCCACCGAGTACACGTCCGAGTCCGAGGACGCACCAGTCATCGTCCCGACCGTCGTCAAGGTCGCCGTCGACCGCCCGGTGCAGACCGTCGGGCGTCGTAAGGAGGCCGTCGTCCGCGTCCGCCTGACCCCGGGGACCGGCGTGTTCACTCTGAACGGCCGCACGATGGACAACTACTTCCCCAACAAGGTGCACCAGCAGCTCATCAAGGAGCCGCTGGTCCAGCTCGAGAAGGACGGCATCTACGACGTCCACGCGAAGCTGCACGGCGGTGGGGTGTCCGGCCAGGCCGGTGCGCTGCGCCTCGGCATCGCCCGCGCCCTGATCGAGCTCGACGAGACCGATCGTCCCGCGATGAAGAAGTCTGGCTTCCTGACCCGTGACGCCCGGGCCACCGAGCGCAAGAAGTACGGCCTCAAGAAGGCCCGCAAGGCCCCCCAGTACTCCAAGCGCTGATCCACCGCGCATGGGCCGGCTCTTCGGAACCGATGGTGTGCGAGGTCTGGCCAACGCCGATCTGACACCGTCCATTGCGCTTTCGCTGGCGACCTCGGCCGCCCGCGTCCTGATCGACCAGGCTCTGCTCCGGCAGGGTGCGGTCGGAACGGACCGGGCGGCCGAGTCGTCTCCGGAAGACAGGATCAGCGGGTCGGCGGACCCCGTGCGTCGCTCGGTGGCGGTCGTCGGGCGTGACCCCCGGGCCAGCGGCGAGATGCTCGAAGCCGCGGTCGCTGCCGGCCTGGCGTCGGCCGGCGTCGACGTGCTCCTGCTCGGGGTGGTGCCGACCCCGGCGGTGGCGTTCCTGACCGGCGAGCTGGGCGCCGATCTCGGGGTGGTGATCTCCGCCTCGCACAATTCGATGCCCGACAACGGGATCAAGATCTTCGCGGCCGGCGGCGTCAAGCTCGACGACTCCGTCGAGGACGCGATCGAGACCGACATGCAGGCAGAGCGGACGCTGCCCACCGGTGCGGGCGTGGGGCGCATCACCTCGGCCGCCTCGTCGATCGACCGGTATCTCGAACACCTGCAGGCCTGCACCCCGCACTCGCTGACGGGCGTCAAGGTCGTGGTCGACTGCGCCAACGGCGCCTCCTTCGCCACTGCGCCGGAGGCCTATCGACGCGCGGGGGCCGAGGTCGTCGTCATCGCCGGTGATCCGGACGGCCTCAACATCAACGACGGGGTCGGATCCACCCACCTCGACCACGTCCGGGCTGCGGTGCTGGAGCACGGAGCAGACCTCGGGATCGCCCATGACGGCGACGCAGACCGGTGTCTGGCCATCGATGCCGCCGGGAACGACGTCGACGGGGACTCCATCCTTGCCATCCTTGCCGTCGCCCTGGACGTCCGCGGGAAGCTGGCCGCGTCCACCGTGGTCAGCACGGTGATGGCCAACATCGGTTTCCACCAGGCGATGGCCGAGGCCGGTATCACCGTCGTCACGACGGGCGTCGGTGACCGGTACGTCCTGGAAGAGATGCGCTCCGGCGGATTCAGCCTGGGCGGCGAGCAGTCAGGGCACCTGGTGCTGGCCGAGCAGGCCACCACCGGTGACGGGCTGCTCACGGCACTGCATCTGATGGCGGAGATGGCTTCCACCGGAAAGAGTCTCGCCCAGCTCGCCGCCCGCGTGGTGCGTTTCCCGCAGATCCTGATCAACGTGAAGGTCCGCGACAAGGCAGCGGTCGCCGCGTCCGGTGCGGTGGCCTCGTCCGTGCTGGAGGCCGAACGGGAACTGGGCGGTCTCGGCCGGATCCTGCTCCGTCCGTCGGGGACGGAACCCCTGGTCCGGGTGATGGTCGAGGCGGCCACGGCCGACCAGGCCAGGCTCGTCGCCGAACGGGTGGCGACCGTCGTCGCACAGGTGACCGGCTGACCCAGCCGGCCCGGGTGCCGCTACTCGGCGCGGACCTCGTCGAGGTCCTCGAGAGTGGTGCCCCTGACCTTGCCCTTGAGCTCGTCGGCGAGCTGCTCACCGTCGGTCAGGTGACGCAGCAGGAACGCCGTGGCCAGCAGCCGGACCAGGTGCTGGATCCGCTTCTCGTTGCCCGAGCCGGTCAGCGTCGAGCTCCAGTGCGAGCCTTCCGCGAGCCCGAGATGGCTGGCCCCCTTGACGGTGCGGAGCTGGGCCTCGCCGGCCCACGCCGCGGCGATCGAGCTTCCGTCACCCTCTGCCATGTCATCGTCTGCGCCGATCAGGTGCAGTCCGGGGACGCGCACCCTGGCTGCGGCCTCGACCGCCGACGGGTGGGTGGCGGCGGCGGTCACCGTCACCACCGCGCCGATGCCCGATCGGGCGGCGGCCGCGAGAACCGCTGCGCCGCCACCGATGGAGTGCCCGATGACGCCCAGCTTCTGCGGGTCCACCCGCACCCGGCCGTTGCCGAGCTTGCCGGTGGCGACCAGGTCGAGCGCCGCGGTCAGGTCCATGGCCATGGCGCCGTGGGAGGGAATCGGACCCCGCTCGGTGTCCGGAGCCACGACGACGAAGCCCCAGGACGCAAGGAAGCGCATCGTGTCCGAGTAACGCCGGGCCGGTTGCAGCCAGCCGTGCGACAGCGCGACGGCGGGGAGGCCGCGGCCGGAGGTGGGCGCGAACACCAGGCCCGGCATGCCCGCATCGGCCAGGTTGCCGGCCGCCACCCGGTGCGGGCCGCGGTGGGACAGGTATTCCAAGGACGGATGATCGATGCTGATCGACGATTTCTTGCCGAACGGCGGCATCTGGATCCTCCTGGTCGGGTTCTGAGGGCGCTGAGGGCACTGACGGCGCTCACGGCGGGCATCTGGCACCCGCGCGGGCGTGTTCTCGTACAGTATTGCTGGCGTCGGCCGGTCGGTGGTGAAGGCGTGGTGGCGGCAGCAGTTCGCGGTACCGGT is from Nakamurella sp. PAMC28650 and encodes:
- a CDS encoding adenylate kinase, whose amino-acid sequence is MRLLIVGPQGAGKGTQAALLAESLGIPHVSTGDLFRANLAGGTELGMLVKKYVDSGELVPDEVTQDMVADRVSQPDAEPGFLLDGFPRNITQADWLTAMLDGRHAPIERVVLLTAPDQVLLDRMLSRGRADDTVEAITRRLDIYHRETTPLIDYYDGRVVHVDGVGEVDEVHRRVLEAVRSPLTAAGELRG
- the map gene encoding type I methionyl aminopeptidase, whose protein sequence is MADRGIQYKTLGELQAMRASALVLVRAIAAGRSAVVPGATTADVDAAVAAVIADAGATSNFLHYGAHGADRGFPATICASVNEEVVHGIPGPRVLLEGDLLSIDAGCILDGWHSDSAITVHVGEPSNMAEVDLINATSLAMWAGIAAAKPGGRLGDVSWAIETAGDKSGAQDGRRYGSVSGYGGHGIGTAMHMEPFIPNTGKRGKGQRLAFGMALAIEPMLTLGRPATRELDDGWTVVTKDGARAAHYEHSVAICEDGISVLTALDAGIAELAPFGVTPVSLD
- the infA gene encoding translation initiation factor IF-1, giving the protein MGKKDGAIEVEGRVVEPLPNAMFRVELENGHRVLAHISGKMRQHYIRILPEDRVVVELSPYDLTRGRIVYRYK
- the rpmJ gene encoding 50S ribosomal protein L36, which gives rise to MKVQPSVKKICDKCKVIRRHGRVMVICDNVRHKQRQG
- the rpsM gene encoding 30S ribosomal protein S13, translating into MARLMGVDLPRDKRMEIALTYIYGIGRTRAAALLVATGISPDLRSKDLTDDDVLALREQIDAGFKVEGDLRREVQADIRRKMEIGSYQGIRHRRHLPVRGQRTKTNARTRKGPKKTIAGKKKAR
- the rpsK gene encoding 30S ribosomal protein S11 — translated: MPPKTRQGAAGVKKIRRKEKKNVSHGHAHIKSTFNNTIVSITDPTGAVISWASAGHVGFKGSRKSTPFAAQMAAESAARKAIEHGMRKVDVFVKGPGSGRETAIRSLQAAGLEVGAISDVTPQAHNGTRPPKRRRV
- the rpsD gene encoding 30S ribosomal protein S4 gives rise to the protein MARYTGPMTKKSRRLKTDLVGGDKAFEARPFPPGQHGRARTKEKEYLTQLQEKQKARFTYGVMEKQFSRYYKEASSRPGKTGETLLQILESRLDNVVYRAGLARTRRASRQLVTHGHFLVNGKRVDVPSYRVEQYDIVTVRKQSVETFPMELARQTFGDRPTPAWLQVVPNSLQVLIHQLPVRAQIDSQITEQLIVEYYSK
- a CDS encoding DNA-directed RNA polymerase subunit alpha, with amino-acid sequence MLISQRPALTEEPVSANRSRFVIEPLEPGFGYTLGNSLRRTLLSSIPGASVTSIRVDGVLHEFTTVPGVKEDITELILNLKELVVSSEDDEPVTMYLRKQGPGDVTAADIAPPAGVEVHNQDLHLATLTKKGKLEIELVVERGRGYVPASPNKVVGAEIGRIPVDSIYSPVLKVTYRVEATRVEQRTDFDRLVLDVETKPSISPRDALASAGTTLVELFGLARELNVDAEGIEIGPSPAEADHIAAFALPIEEMDLTVRSYNCLKREGIHTVGELVSRTEADLLDIRNFGQKSIDEVKIKLHGLGLSLKDSPAGFDPAAAAQAYGDADWSDTDDDFAPATVIPDEGTNFGVPAETANDDTDYAETEQV
- the rplQ gene encoding 50S ribosomal protein L17 gives rise to the protein MPTPTKGPRLGGSPQHQRLILRNLAQSLFEHGKITTTEAKAKRLRPFAEKLITHAKRGDLHARREALKVIRDKAVVHKLFAEIGPSFQTRAGGYTRIIKTAPRKGDNAPMAIIELVTEETVSSAANRVARRAASTRAAAPKADAPRTDTTAADAVEAPLEAPTEIEEATQAEQAADEAPAEGEAEAVEATDSAVTTEPEDAADKK
- the truA gene encoding tRNA pseudouridine(38-40) synthase TruA → MTDASLDAVTGDDLVRLRLDISYDGTDFSGWAAQPDRRTVAGCLTDALVVLFRQAVPLVVAGRTDAGVHASGQVAHIDVPGAGLRHLAPRVRPTDPPGSDELSGGRTGLLRRLAGLLPTDVRVRRVSMAPDGFDARFAALRRHYRYRIGIAEWGVEPLQRRDIFSRRRPLDVEAMSDAAARLLGLHDFAAFCKPREGATTIRELQGLTVRREGEEVVIDVQADAFCHSMVRSLVGSLIAVGEHQVPTGHPAVQLASRSRSTGIHIAPALGLTLVQVDYPPDAELLRRATATRAIRALPPPDS
- the rplM gene encoding 50S ribosomal protein L13, producing the protein MRTYSPKPGDVTHAWHVIDATDVVLGRLASQSAQLLRGKHKAIYAPHVDTGDFVVIINAEKVAISGNKRDGKFLYRHSGQPGGLRKQSVGELLDTRADLLVEKAIIGMLPHNSLGRSMARKLKVYVGSDHPHTAQQPQPFDIIQVAQ
- the rpsI gene encoding 30S ribosomal protein S9, with the translated sequence MSETPEIVEADEADLDASAEDGATEYTSESEDAPVIVPTVVKVAVDRPVQTVGRRKEAVVRVRLTPGTGVFTLNGRTMDNYFPNKVHQQLIKEPLVQLEKDGIYDVHAKLHGGGVSGQAGALRLGIARALIELDETDRPAMKKSGFLTRDARATERKKYGLKKARKAPQYSKR